The following coding sequences lie in one Arabidopsis thaliana chromosome 3, partial sequence genomic window:
- the ATCAD4 gene encoding GroES-like zinc-binding alcohol dehydrogenase family protein (ATCAD4; CONTAINS InterPro DOMAIN/s: GroES-like (InterPro:IPR011032), Alcohol dehydrogenase GroES-like (InterPro:IPR013154), Alcohol dehydrogenase, zinc-containing, conserved site (InterPro:IPR002328), Alcohol dehydrogenase, C-terminal (InterPro:IPR013149), Alcohol dehydrogenase superfamily, zinc-containing (InterPro:IPR002085); BEST Arabidopsis thaliana protein match is: cinnamyl alcohol dehydrogenase 5 (TAIR:AT4G34230.1); Has 40533 Blast hits to 40509 proteins in 3018 species: Archae - 756; Bacteria - 27152; Metazoa - 1406; Fungi - 3053; Plants - 2651; Viruses - 3; Other Eukaryotes - 5512 (source: NCBI BLink).) yields the protein MGSVEAGEKKALGWAARDPSGVLSPYSYTLRSTGADDVYIKVICCGICHTDIHQIKNDLGMSNYPMVPGHEVVGEVLEVGSDVSKFTVGDVVGVGVVVGCCGSCKPCSSELEQYCNKRIWSYNDVYTDGKPTQGGFADTMIVNQKFVVKIPEGMAVEQAAPLLCAGVTVYSPLSHFGLMASGLKGGILGLGGVGHMGVKIAKAMGHHVTVISSSDKKKEEAIEHLGADDYVVSSDPAEMQRLADSLDYIIDTVPVFHPLDPYLACLKLDGKLILMGVINTPLQFVTPLVILGRKVISGSFIGSIKETEEVLAFCKEKGLTSTIETVKIDELNIAFERLRKNDVRYRFVVDVAGSNLVEEAATTTN from the exons atgggaAGTGTAGAAGCAGGAGAAAAGAAGGCTTTAGGATGGGCTGCAAGAGATCCTTCTGGTGTTCTCTCTCCTTACTCCTACACTTTAag GAGCACAGGAGCAGATGATGTGTATATAAAGGTTATATGCTGTGGAATATGCCATACTGATAttcaccaaattaaaaatgatctTGGAATGTCTAATTATCCTATGGTTCCTGG GCACGAGGTAGTAGGTGAGGTGTTGGAAGTGGGATCAGATGTGAGCAAGTTCACCGTAGGAGATGTAGTCGGAGTCGGCGTGGTCGTTGGATGCTGCGGTAGCTGCAAACCATGCAGCTCAGAACTTGAGCAGTATTGTAACAAGAGAATCTGGAGTTACAACGATGTCTACACCGATGGAAAACCTACTCAAGGTGGCTTCGCCGACACCATGATCGTCAATCAAAA gTTTGTGGTGAAGATTCCAGAAGGAATGGCGGTGGAGCAGGCTGCACCGCTACTCTGCGCGGGAGTAACGGTTTATAGTCCGTTGAGCCACTTCGGTCTAATGGCGAGTGGGCTTAAAGGAGGGATTCTAGGGTTAGGTGGAGTAGGGCACATGGGTGTGAAGATAGCTAAAGCAATGGGACACCATGTGACTGTGATAAGCTCATcagataagaaaaaagaagaagctatcgAACATTTAGGAGCTGACGACTATGTGGTGAGCTCTGATCCAGCAGAGATGCAAAGACTCGCAGATTCCCTTGACTACATCATTGACACCGTACCGGTGTTTCACCCTCTCGACCCTTACTTGGCTTGTCTTAAACTCGACGGGAAATTGATTCTCATGGGTGTTATCAACACTCCTCTTCAGTTCGTGACCCCTCTCGTCATTCTTG GGAGGAAAGTGATATCAGGGAGCTTTATAGGGAGCATTAAAGAGACAGAAGAAGTGTTGGCTTTCTGCAAAGAGAAAGGGCTTACGTCGACGATTGAAACTGTGAAGATCGATGAGCTTAACATTGCGTTTGAGAGGCTTCGCAAGAACGATGTTCGTTACAGATTTGTGGTTGATGTTGCAGGAAGTAATCTGGTGGAGGAGGCTGCAACAACTACAAACTAA
- a CDS encoding Reticulon family protein — MGDSVSSSSRVSVHQSLGAGSVADLLLWRNRTGAVILLISSTGFWFLFERAGYNLLSFVSNVLLLLVAIFFLWAKSATVLNRPLPPVPNMEIPEEFANKAADDLRVWINYVLSIASDITIARNPIRLLQVSLVLWAISYVGTLINSLTLVYIGVLLSLSFPIVYEKYQDHIDEKVNSTSKFVRNISRKFPLPINKEKKHQ; from the exons ATGGGAGATtccgtttcttcttcatcccgCGTTTCTGTTCATCAATCTCTTGGTGCTGGTTCTG TTGCTGATTTGCTGCTATGGAGAAACCGGACTGGTGCAGTCATTTTGCTAATCTCTTCTACTGGGTTTTGGTTCTTATTCGAGAGAGCTGGATACAATCTCTTGTCTTTCGTCTCCAatgttctgcttcttctcgttgcgatcttcttcttatggGCCAAGTCTGCTACAGTTCTCAACCG ACCGCTACCTCCAGTTCCGAATATGGAAATCCCTGAGGAGTTTGCAAATAAGGCTGCTGATGATCTTCGGGTTTGGATCAATTATGTACTGTCAATTGCAAGTGATATCACCATAGCTAGAAATCCGATTCGTCTCCTTCAG GTTTCTCTTGTCTTGTGGGCTATATCCTATGTTGGGACTTTAATCAACTCCCTCACTCTTGTTTACATTG GAGTTCTTCTCAGTCTTTCTTTTCCTATTGTGTATGAGAAGTACCAAGACCACATTGATGAGAAAGTGAACTCGACTTCTAAATTCGTTCGAAATATCTCAAGGAAGTTTCCATTGCCcataaacaaagagaagaaacatcaGTAG
- a CDS encoding Reticulon family protein: MGDSVSSSSRVSVHQSLGAGSVADLLLWRNRTGAVILLISSTGFWFLFERAGYNLLSFVSNVLLLLVAIFFLWAKSATVLNRPLPPVPNMEIPEEFANKAADDLRVWINYVLSIASDITIARNPIRLLQVFFHHLWQTICCIFLFLHVMYLTVHISFVFAVKQVSLVLWAISYVGTLINSLTLVYIGVLLSLSFPIVYEKYQDHIDEKVNSTSKFVRNISRKFPLPINKEKKHQ; the protein is encoded by the exons ATGGGAGATtccgtttcttcttcatcccgCGTTTCTGTTCATCAATCTCTTGGTGCTGGTTCTG TTGCTGATTTGCTGCTATGGAGAAACCGGACTGGTGCAGTCATTTTGCTAATCTCTTCTACTGGGTTTTGGTTCTTATTCGAGAGAGCTGGATACAATCTCTTGTCTTTCGTCTCCAatgttctgcttcttctcgttgcgatcttcttcttatggGCCAAGTCTGCTACAGTTCTCAACCG ACCGCTACCTCCAGTTCCGAATATGGAAATCCCTGAGGAGTTTGCAAATAAGGCTGCTGATGATCTTCGGGTTTGGATCAATTATGTACTGTCAATTGCAAGTGATATCACCATAGCTAGAAATCCGATTCGTCTCCTTCAGGTTTTCTTTCATCACTTGTGGCAAACCATTTGttgtatctttttgtttctgcatGTGATGTATCTCACTGTTCACATCTCGTTTGTTTTTGCTGTGAAACAGGTTTCTCTTGTCTTGTGGGCTATATCCTATGTTGGGACTTTAATCAACTCCCTCACTCTTGTTTACATTG GAGTTCTTCTCAGTCTTTCTTTTCCTATTGTGTATGAGAAGTACCAAGACCACATTGATGAGAAAGTGAACTCGACTTCTAAATTCGTTCGAAATATCTCAAGGAAGTTTCCATTGCCcataaacaaagagaagaaacatcaGTAG
- a CDS encoding Reticulon family protein (Reticulon family protein; FUNCTIONS IN: molecular_function unknown; INVOLVED IN: biological_process unknown; LOCATED IN: endoplasmic reticulum; EXPRESSED IN: 24 plant structures; EXPRESSED DURING: 15 growth stages; CONTAINS InterPro DOMAIN/s: Reticulon (InterPro:IPR003388); BEST Arabidopsis thaliana protein match is: Reticulon family protein (TAIR:AT2G15280.1); Has 985 Blast hits to 985 proteins in 72 species: Archae - 0; Bacteria - 0; Metazoa - 550; Fungi - 0; Plants - 426; Viruses - 0; Other Eukaryotes - 9 (source: NCBI BLink).) produces the protein MQFFAVADLLLWRNRTGAVILLISSTGFWFLFERAGYNLLSFVSNVLLLLVAIFFLWAKSATVLNRPLPPVPNMEIPEEFANKAADDLRVWINYVLSIASDITIARNPIRLLQVFFHHLWQTICCIFLFLHVMYLTVHISFVFAVKQVSLVLWAISYVGTLINSLTLVYIGVLLSLSFPIVYEKYQDHIDEKVNSTSKFVRNISRKFPLPINKEKKHQ, from the exons ATGCAATTTTTTGCAGTTGCTGATTTGCTGCTATGGAGAAACCGGACTGGTGCAGTCATTTTGCTAATCTCTTCTACTGGGTTTTGGTTCTTATTCGAGAGAGCTGGATACAATCTCTTGTCTTTCGTCTCCAatgttctgcttcttctcgttgcgatcttcttcttatggGCCAAGTCTGCTACAGTTCTCAACCG ACCGCTACCTCCAGTTCCGAATATGGAAATCCCTGAGGAGTTTGCAAATAAGGCTGCTGATGATCTTCGGGTTTGGATCAATTATGTACTGTCAATTGCAAGTGATATCACCATAGCTAGAAATCCGATTCGTCTCCTTCAGGTTTTCTTTCATCACTTGTGGCAAACCATTTGttgtatctttttgtttctgcatGTGATGTATCTCACTGTTCACATCTCGTTTGTTTTTGCTGTGAAACAGGTTTCTCTTGTCTTGTGGGCTATATCCTATGTTGGGACTTTAATCAACTCCCTCACTCTTGTTTACATTG GAGTTCTTCTCAGTCTTTCTTTTCCTATTGTGTATGAGAAGTACCAAGACCACATTGATGAGAAAGTGAACTCGACTTCTAAATTCGTTCGAAATATCTCAAGGAAGTTTCCATTGCCcataaacaaagagaagaaacatcaGTAG
- a CDS encoding F-box and associated interaction domains-containing protein (F-box and associated interaction domains-containing protein; CONTAINS InterPro DOMAIN/s: F-box domain, cyclin-like (InterPro:IPR001810), F-box domain, Skp2-like (InterPro:IPR022364), F-box associated domain, type 1 (InterPro:IPR006527), F-box associated interaction domain (InterPro:IPR017451); BEST Arabidopsis thaliana protein match is: F-box associated ubiquitination effector family protein (TAIR:AT3G22770.1); Has 35333 Blast hits to 34131 proteins in 2444 species: Archae - 798; Bacteria - 22429; Metazoa - 974; Fungi - 991; Plants - 531; Viruses - 0; Other Eukaryotes - 9610 (source: NCBI BLink).), producing MYNLPRDLPEEVLCRIPLTSLRPVRSTCKKWSTLSKCGSFAKKHLAQAKVLADAKEFMVVLMMNFRVYLMRVNLQNNVVESSSSSSSSSSSCIKREAKLISLGDEEADISQVFHCDGLLLCISITESKTRLVVWNPYWGHTRLFEPTHQFNKFDSYSYALGYDKSRKSHKILRGITCLDPFKIYDFNSDLWRDLDVTPEWHLWQMLHGVSLKGNAYWFARENYTETMDTDHFFLLCFDFTSETFGPPLPLPFEFAVSEDTMSVSSVREEQLVVLYQPWDYLQLDIWVTSKIEPNAVSWNSKVFLSVSLKQLVSPQFQLTFGSFFIDEEKKVAVVFDKDYDNKRNIAYIFGVDGSFKAVDLGDSDRKCFPLVCSYVPSLVQLN from the coding sequence atgtaCAATCTTCCAAGAGATTTGCCGGAGGAGGTGCTCTGTAGAATTCCGTTGACATCTCTGAGGCCTGTCCGATCTACTTGCAAAAAGTGGAGCACTTTATCCAAATGTGGGAGCTTTGCAAAGAAGCACCTTGCTCAAGCAAAAGTACTAGCAGACGCAAAGGAGTTTATGGTGGtcttgatgatgaattttagggtttatttgATGAGAGTCAATCTTCAAAACAACGTTgttgaatcatcatcatcatcatcatcatcatcatcatcatgtatAAAACGTGAAGCTAAACTTATTAGCTTAGGCGATGAAGAAGCTGATATATCTCAAGTCTTTCACTGTGACGGTTTATTGTTATGCATCAGCATCACCGAATCCAAGACTAGGCTCGTTGTTTGGAACCCGTATTGGGGGCATACCCGGTTATTCGAGCCCACACATCAATTCAACAAATTCGATAGCTATTCGTATGCTCTCGGATACGACAAGAGCCGCAAATCCCACAAAATCTTGAGGGGTATTACTTGTTTGGATCCCTTCAAAATCTACGATTTTAACTCTGACTTATGGAGGGATCTTGATGTAACTCCGGAGTGGCACTTATGGCAAATGCTCCATGGCGTGTCTCTCAAGGGAAATGCCTACTGGTTTGCTAGAGAGAATTATACCGAAACAATGGACACAGACCATTttttcttactctgttttgatttcacAAGCGAGACATTTGGGCCGCCTTTGCCTCTTCCGTTTGAGTTTGCTGTTTCTGAAGATACTATGAGTGTATCTAGTGTTAGAGAAGAGCAGCTTGTTGTATTATATCAGCCGTGGGATTATTTACAGTTGGACATCTGGGTGACGTCTAAGATTGAGCCCAACGCTGTGTCGTGGAACAGCAAGGTGTTCTTATCAGTGAGTTTAAAACAACTCGTCAGCCCTCAGTTTCAGTTAACTTTTGGGAGTTTCTTCATcgacgaggagaagaaagtcgCTGTGGTTTTTGATAAAGACTACGATAATAAGCGCAACATAGCTTACATCTTTGGAGTGGATGGATCCTTTAAAGCAGTTGATCTCGGAGATTCAGACCGAAAGTGTTTTCCACTTGTGTgctcttatgttccaagtCTAGTGCAACTTAATTAG
- a CDS encoding D-3-phosphoglycerate dehydrogenase (D-3-phosphoglycerate dehydrogenase; FUNCTIONS IN: in 7 functions; INVOLVED IN: oxidation reduction, L-serine biosynthetic process, metabolic process; LOCATED IN: mitochondrion, chloroplast; EXPRESSED IN: 19 plant structures; EXPRESSED DURING: 10 growth stages; CONTAINS InterPro DOMAIN/s: D-3-phosphoglycerate dehydrogenase (InterPro:IPR006236), D-isomer specific 2-hydroxyacid dehydrogenase, catalytic domain (InterPro:IPR006139), D-isomer specific 2-hydroxyacid dehydrogenase, NAD-binding (InterPro:IPR006140), D-3-phosphogylcerate Dehydrogenase (InterPro:IPR015508), Amino acid-binding ACT (InterPro:IPR002912), NAD(P)-binding domain (InterPro:IPR016040); BEST Arabidopsis thaliana protein match is: D-3-phosphoglycerate dehydrogenase (TAIR:AT4G34200.1); Has 31099 Blast hits to 31093 proteins in 2807 species: Archae - 469; Bacteria - 19090; Metazoa - 735; Fungi - 1166; Plants - 566; Viruses - 5; Other Eukaryotes - 9068 (source: NCBI BLink).) gives MATSLNLSSIFSSSSRLVTTPSSVFPIRQRRRIILVTSSSSGGGGKPTILVTEKLGQAGIDLLKKYANVDCSYDLSLEELCTKISLCDALIVRSGTKVGRDVFESSRGRLKVVGRAGVGIDNVDLAAATEYGCLVVNAPTANTVAAAEHGIALLTAMARNIAQADASIKAGKWTRNKYVGVSLVGKTLAVLGFGKVGSEVARRARGLGMHVITHDPYAPADRARAIGVELVSFEVAISTADFISLHLPLTAATSKMMNDVTFAMMKKGVRIVNVARGGVIDEEALLRALDSGIVAQAALDVFTVEPPVKDNKLVLHESVTATPHLGASTMEAQEGVSIEVAEAVIGALRGELAATAVNAPMVPLEVLRELKPYVVLAEKLGRLAVQLVTGGSGVNAVKVTYASSRAPDDLDTRLLRAMVIKGIIEPISSVFINLVNSDYIAKQRGVKISEERMVLDGSPENPIEYITVRIANVESRFASALSESGEIKVEGRVKQGVPSLTKVGLFGVDVSLEGSVILCRQVDQPGMIGKVASILGDENVNVSFMSVGRIAPGKQAVMAIGVDEQPSKETLKKIGDIPAIEEFVFLKL, from the exons ATGGCGACGTCTCTGAATCTATCATCgatcttctcctcctcctcaagGCTCGTCACCACtccctcctctgtttttcccATCCGTCAGAGGCGACGGATCATCCTCGttacgtcttcttcttccggaGGTGGAGGAAAACCGACGATTCTCGTAACGGAGAAGCTAGGCCAAGCGGGGATCGATCTGCTTAAGAAGTACGCTAATGTGGATTGCTCTTATGATCTGAGTCTCGAGGAGCTTTGTACGAAGATCTCTCTTTGTGATGCGCTCATCGTCAGGAGTGGTACCAAGGTTGGGAGAGATGTGTTTGAATCGTCGCGTGGGAGGCTTAAGGTTGTTGGACGCGCTGGTGTTGGGATTGATAACGTCGATTTGGCGGCGGCGACTGAGTATGGGTGTTTGGTTGTTAATGCTCCGACTGCGAACACTGTGGCTGCTGCTGAACACGGAATTGCGCTTTTGACCGCCATGGCTAGAAACATTGCTCAAGCTGATGCTTCTATCAAAGCTG GCAAATGGACGAGAAACAAGTATGTAGGTGTTTCACTTGTGGGGAAGACTCTTGCTGTTCTTGGTTTTGGTAAAGTTGGATCAGAGGTTGCTAGACGAGCCAGGGGACTTGGTATGCATGTCATTACACATGATCCTTATGCACCAGCGGATCGTGCACGAGCTATTGGTGTGGAGCTTGTTAGTTTTGAAGTAGCTATTTCAACTGCTGACTTCATCTCTTTGCATCTGCCTCTTACTGCTGCTACTTcgaagatgatgaatgatgTGACCTTTGcgatgatgaagaaaggagTCCGTATTGTTAATGTTGCTCGTGGTGGAGTTATTGATGAGGAAGCTCTTTTGAGAGCGCTTGACTCGGGTATTGTTGCTCAGGCAGCTCTTGATGTTTTTACAGTAGAGCCACCTGTTAAAGATAATAAGTTGGTGTTACATGAGAGTGTCACTGCCACACCTCATCTTGGTGCTAGTACTATGGAGGCTCAG GAAGGAGTGTCTATCGAAGTCGCAGAAGCTGTTATTGGAGCTTTGAGAGGAGAACTTGCTGCTACCGCGGTCAATGCACCAATGGTTCCACTAGAG GTATTGAGGGAGCTGAAGCCGTATGTTGTACTTGCTGAGAAGCTTGGGAGGCTGGCTGTACAATTGGTAACTGGTGGAAGCGGTGTGAATGCTGTGAAAGTGACTTATGCTTCTTCCAGAGCTCCTGATGATCTCGACACTAGACTTCTCCGAGCCATGGTCATAAAGGGGATCATCGAACCCATTTCCAGCGTATTCATAAATCTGGTTAACTCCGATTATATTGCCAAACAACGTGGAGTCAAAATCTCAGAAGAACGTATGGTTCTAGACGGCTCACCTGAGAATCCAATTGAATACATAACTGTTCGGATAGCAAACGTGGAATCAAGATTTGCCAGCGCTTTATCAGAGTCCGGTGAGATCAAAGTAGAAGGCAGAGTGAAACAAGGGGTTCCAAGTCTTACCAAAGTCGGATTATTTGGAGTGGATGTGAGTTTAGAAGGGAGTGTGATTCTGTGCAGGCAAGTAGATCAGCCTGGGATGATCGGTAAAGTTGCTAGCATCTTAGGAGATGAAAACGTCAACGTGAGCTTCATGAGCGTCGGT